A window from Triticum aestivum cultivar Chinese Spring chromosome 6D, IWGSC CS RefSeq v2.1, whole genome shotgun sequence encodes these proteins:
- the LOC123143757 gene encoding WRKY transcription factor WRKY62, which translates to MVAMEAGAAPAPPVGPPRHRPGPPALHHPPTAPTRPTGSAHVSNSSCYSTCSGFHLLKISSIVTSASFYLAFTDQWCCCVNLCRCVELGGGFPVKKKVQRSAEDSSVVGATYEGEHNHLRPMGAASRACATRGRGLVLCSISINSSGPTTMLDLTKNGGGVQVVEAGEAQPDLKKVCREVASPEFRAALVLRPRSQTSSAPPASASGASAQRSSGICQDGIFRSLCVVGASSFTGKLLILGSDCVLM; encoded by the exons ATGGTCGCCATGGAGGCCGGCGCTGCACCTGCGCCGCCGGTTGGTCCTCCCCGACACCGTCCGGGCCCTCCTGCACTGCATCACCCTCCTACCGCGCCTACTAGACCTACAG GAAGTGCTCATGTATCAAATTCCAGTTGTTACTCAACCTGTAGTGGATTCCATTTGCTGAAGATATCGTCCATTGTCACCAGTGCATCCTTCTATCTGGCCTTCACTGATCAGTG GTGCTGCTGTGTGAATTTGTGCCGCTGTGTCGAATTGGGCGGAGGCTTCCCTGTCAAGAAGAAG GTGCAGAGAAGCGCGGAGGACAGCTCGGTGGTAGGGGCGACGTACGAGGGTGAGCACAACCACCTGCGCCCCATGGGGGCGGCGAGCCGAGCTTGCGCAACGCGGGGCAGAGGCTTGGTGTTGTGCTCCATCTCCATCAACTCCTCCGGCCCAACCACTATGCTGGACCTCACCAAGAACGGGGGAGGCGTGCAGGTCGTCGAGGCAGGGGAGGCGCAACCGGACCTGAAGAAGGTGTGCCGGGAGGTCGCGTCGCCAGAGTTCCGGGCGGCTTTGGTGCTCCGTCCAAGGAGTCAAACCTCATCCGCACCGCCTGCTTCTGCTTCGGGTGCGAGCGCCCAGAGATCGTCAG GTATCTGTCAAGATGGGATATTCAGGTCGCTCTGCGTAGTGGGTGCCTCATCATTTACAGGAAAGTTATTAATTCTAGGAAGCGATTGCGTGCTCATGTAG